The Haloplanus sp. CK5-1 genome segment CGTCCCGGGGGATTCAAGACGCCGCGGGTGGCTCACACAGGTAATGTTGGAGGACCACCTCATCAGCGCGGCCCACCTCTCCCGGGCGGACATCGAGACGGTGCTCGACCGCGCCGAGTCGGTCGATTCCGCGGGGGAGGCCGGCCACGGGAGTCACGACGGTCGCGTCCTCGCGCTCTGTTTTTTCGAGCCGAGCACCCGAACGAAGATGAGCTTCGAGTCGGCGATGAAGCGCCTCGGCGGCGAGACGATCGACATGGGGTCGGTCGAGTCGTCGTCGGTGAAGAAAGGCGAGAGCCTCGCCGACACCGTCCGCGTGATCGAAGGGTACGCCGACGCGATCGTGCTCCGCCACCCCAGCGAGGGATCGGCGAAACTCGCCTCGCAGTTCGTCGACGTGCCGCTGGTGAACGCGGGCGACGGGGCCGGCCAACACCCGAGTCAGACGCTCCTCGATCTCTACACGATCCGCGAGAACGCCGGTCTCGACGACATCACCGTGGGCATCATGGGCGACCTGAAGTA includes the following:
- the pyrB gene encoding aspartate carbamoyltransferase encodes the protein MLEDHLISAAHLSRADIETVLDRAESVDSAGEAGHGSHDGRVLALCFFEPSTRTKMSFESAMKRLGGETIDMGSVESSSVKKGESLADTVRVIEGYADAIVLRHPSEGSAKLASQFVDVPLVNAGDGAGQHPSQTLLDLYTIRENAGLDDITVGIMGDLKYGRTVHSLAHALTNFDVRQHFVSPESLRLPRNVRYDLHEAGAQVREHTDLDEVLPELDVLYVTRIQRERFPEEREYRAVAGEYRIDNETLSDARDDLTVMHPLPRVDEIAPAVDETARAKYFEQAHNGVPVRMALLDILLGDEGGDRR